The Mixophyes fleayi isolate aMixFle1 chromosome 1, aMixFle1.hap1, whole genome shotgun sequence genome includes a region encoding these proteins:
- the FXN gene encoding frataxin, mitochondrial, producing MTVHAASSILLVSYTKYWFLTYSTLDETTYERLAADTLYSLAEFFEDLSDQPFAPPDYDVSFGNGVLTVKFGGDIGTYVINKQTPNRQIWLSSPTSGPKRYDWTGKSWVYSHDGVALHQLLEQELSLALNNSIDLSTLLFSG from the exons atgactgtacatgctgCAAGCTCCATATTGCTTGTTTCCTATACTAAATATTGGTTTCTTACTTATAGTACTTTAGATGAAACAACCTATGAGAGATTGGCGGCAGATACATTGTATTCCCTTGCTGAGTTCTTTGAGGATCTGTCTGATCAGCCATTTGCACCACCTGATTACGATGTCTCTTTTGGG AATGGGGTTCTTACAGTGAAATTTGGCGGTGACATTGGGACATATGTGATCAATAAACAGACACCAAACAGACAGATCTGGCTGTCATCGCCCACCAG tggACCAAAGCGATATGACTGGACTGGAAAATCATGGGTTTATTCACACGATGGAGTAGCTCTTCATCAACTTTTAGAACAAGAACTTTCCCTTGCATTGAATAATTCAATAGACCTATCTACCTTATTGTTTTCAGGATAA